Proteins encoded together in one Lathyrus oleraceus cultivar Zhongwan6 chromosome 5, CAAS_Psat_ZW6_1.0, whole genome shotgun sequence window:
- the LOC127084263 gene encoding BTB/POZ and TAZ domain-containing protein 1 isoform X1: MMDALFPPTTSSSTKPDLYINGPRRTRVPAHAAILASASPVLENMVKSNRIIEIHGVPYNAVTAFVRFFYTSRCSEEDIENYGIHLLALSHAYSVPKLKQRCVVGLSKLAAIENVVDVLHLARLCDAPDLYLNCAMLIRNKFRAVRKTEGWKFLHTHDPCLENNIVEFINENKSRKKRMKRQRKEQEVIMQLSEAMECLEHICTEGCTSVTPYDVDVKEQRKRMPCSKFSTCQGLQGLIRHFATCEKRIKGDCMRCKRLWQLFRLHSCICLHQDSCRVPLCRQFQLKMEKENKEDDASWKLLVRKVGSAKAMSSLQLLKR; this comes from the exons ATGATGGATGCTCTGTTTCCTCCCACCACCTCCTCCTCCACCAAACCCGATCTTTACATCAACGGTCCCAGAAGAACGCGCGTTCCTGCTCACGCAGCCATTTTG GCTTCAGCATCCCCTGTTCTAGAGAACATGGTAAAATCCAACAGAATCATCGAAATCCACGGCGTTCCATACAACGCCGTCACAGCCTTTGTACGTTTCTTCTACACCTCCAG GTGCAGCGAAGAGGATATTGAAAATTACGGAATACACCTTCTTGCATTATCGCACGCGTATTCAGTACCAAAGCTGAAACAGAGGTGCGTCGTTGGATTATCCAAACTTGCGGCTATAGAGAATGTGGTGGACGTGTTGCATTTAGCAAGACTCTGCGATGCACCGGATCTTTACCTCAACTGTGCCATGTTAATTAGGAATAAATTCAGAGCAGTGCGGAAAACAGAGGGATGGAAATTCTTGCACACACATGATCCTTGTCTGGAAAACAACATTGTCGAATTCATCAACGAGAACAAATCG AGGAAGAAGAGAATGAAGAGACAGAGGAAGGAACAAGAGGTCATTATGCAGCTGAGCGAAGCCATGGAATGTTTGGAACATATATGTACCGAAGGATGCACCAGCGTGACGCCGTACGATGTGGATGTTAAGGAACAGAGGAAGAGGATGCCTTGTTCCAAATTCTCCACGTGTCAAGGTTTGCAGGGACTGATTCGACATTTCGCCACGTGTGAGAAGAGGATCAAGGGAGATTGTATGAGGTGTAAGCGACTGTGGCAACTTTTTAGACTTCACTCTTGTATTTGCCTTCATCAAGATTCATGCAGGGTCCCTCTATGTAG GCAATTTCAATTGAAAATGGAGAAAGAGAACAAGGAAGATGATGCAAGCTGGAAATTACTTGTGAGGAAAGTCGGCTCAGCTAAAGCTATGTCTTCCTTACAGCTGCTAAAGAGATGA
- the LOC127084262 gene encoding DNA-(apurinic or apyrimidinic site) endonuclease — MKRFFQVVEKDPEKALKKAKENEKQENENENETNKEEPLKFVTWNANSLFLRVKNNWSEFSNFISTFDPDVIAIQEVRMPAAASGSQSKSAPKNQGEIKDDSNSAREEKRILMRALSNPPFGNYRVWWSLADSKYAGTALFVKKCFKPKSVVFNLDKIASKHEPDGRVILIEFETFRLLNTYVPNNGWKEEPNSFQRRRKWDNRILEFVHQNSDKPLIWCGDLNVSHEEIDVSHPEFFSTAKQNGYVPPNKEDCGQPGFTLAERARFGTILKEGNLVDAYRFLHKNKDMEQGFSWSGNPIGRYRGKRMRIDYFLVSEKLEEKIVACEMLGQGIELKGFYGSDHCPVTLELSPSSNSQNEDPI; from the exons ATGAAACGGTTTTTCCAAGTAGTAGAAAAAGATCCAGAGAAAGCTTTGAAGAAAGCGAAAGagaatgaaaaacaagaaaacgaAAACGAAAACGAAACGAACAAGGAAGAACCATTGAAGTTCGTGACTTGGAACGCCAACAGTTTATTCCTTCGCGTCAAGAACAATTGGTCCGAGTTTTCCAACTTCATCTCCACCTTCGATCCCGATGTCATTGCCATTCAAGAAGTTCGAATGCCCGCTGCTGCTTCCGGTTCCCAATCCAAGTCCGCTCCTAAAAATCAAGGTGAAATTAAAGATGATTCTAACTCCGCTAGGGAAGAAAAAAGG ATATTGATGCGGGCACTTTCAAATCCACCGTTTGGGAACTATCGTGTTTGGTGGTCTCTTGCAGATTCAAAGTATGCAGGGACAGCACTGTTTGTGAAAAAATGTTTCAAGCCAAAAAGTGTTGTTTTCAATCTTGATAAAATAG CTTCAAAGCATGAACCAGATGGCCGAGTAATCTTAATTGAATTTGAAACATTTCGTTTATTGAATACATATGTACCAAATAATGGGTGGAAAGAGGAGCCAAACTCATTTCAAAGGAGAAGAAAATGGGACAACAGAATCCTGGAATTTGTTCACCAAAATTCAGACAAGCCTTTGATATGGTGCGGGGATCTGAATGTCAG CCATGAAGAGATCGATGTGAGTCATCCAGAGTTTTTCAGTACAGCAAAACAAAATGGTTATGTTCCTCCAAATAAAGAG GATTGCGGGCAGCCTGGATTTACCTTGGCTGAAAGAGCACGATTTGGTACCATCTTAAAAGA GGGAAATTTGGTAGATGCCTACAGATTTCTGCACAAGAATAAGGACATGGAGCAGGGCTTCTCATGGTCTGGAAACCCGATTGGGAG GTACCGTGGAAAACGGATGAGAATAGACTATTTTTTAGTTTCAGAAAAACTTGAAGAAAAGATTGTTGCGTGTGAAATGCTCGGACAAGGGATAGAGTTAAAAG GTTTCTATGGAAGTGATCATTGTCCAGTTACCTTGGAGCTCTCTCCTAGTTCCAACTCTCAAAATGAGGATCCAATATAA
- the LOC127084263 gene encoding BTB/POZ and TAZ domain-containing protein 1 isoform X2: MMDALFPPTTSSSTKPDLYINGPRRTRVPAHAAILASASPVLENMVKSNRIIEIHGVPYNAVTAFVRFFYTSRCSEEDIENYGIHLLALSHAYSVPKLKQRCVVGLSKLAAIENVVDVLHLARLCDAPDLYLNCAMLIRNKFRAVRKTEGWKFLHTHDPCLENNIVEFINENKSRKKRMKRQRKEQEVIMQLSEAMECLEHICTEGCTSVTPYDVDVKEQRKRMPCSKFSTCQGLQGLIRHFATCEKRIKGDCMRCKRLWQLFRLHSCICLHQDSCRVPLCNFN; this comes from the exons ATGATGGATGCTCTGTTTCCTCCCACCACCTCCTCCTCCACCAAACCCGATCTTTACATCAACGGTCCCAGAAGAACGCGCGTTCCTGCTCACGCAGCCATTTTG GCTTCAGCATCCCCTGTTCTAGAGAACATGGTAAAATCCAACAGAATCATCGAAATCCACGGCGTTCCATACAACGCCGTCACAGCCTTTGTACGTTTCTTCTACACCTCCAG GTGCAGCGAAGAGGATATTGAAAATTACGGAATACACCTTCTTGCATTATCGCACGCGTATTCAGTACCAAAGCTGAAACAGAGGTGCGTCGTTGGATTATCCAAACTTGCGGCTATAGAGAATGTGGTGGACGTGTTGCATTTAGCAAGACTCTGCGATGCACCGGATCTTTACCTCAACTGTGCCATGTTAATTAGGAATAAATTCAGAGCAGTGCGGAAAACAGAGGGATGGAAATTCTTGCACACACATGATCCTTGTCTGGAAAACAACATTGTCGAATTCATCAACGAGAACAAATCG AGGAAGAAGAGAATGAAGAGACAGAGGAAGGAACAAGAGGTCATTATGCAGCTGAGCGAAGCCATGGAATGTTTGGAACATATATGTACCGAAGGATGCACCAGCGTGACGCCGTACGATGTGGATGTTAAGGAACAGAGGAAGAGGATGCCTTGTTCCAAATTCTCCACGTGTCAAGGTTTGCAGGGACTGATTCGACATTTCGCCACGTGTGAGAAGAGGATCAAGGGAGATTGTATGAGGTGTAAGCGACTGTGGCAACTTTTTAGACTTCACTCTTGTATTTGCCTTCATCAAGATTCATGCAGGGTCCCTCTAT GCAATTTCAATTGA